From the genome of Sinanaerobacter sp. ZZT-01:
ATGAAAAGAACATTGCATTTGTCGATGGAATCGGTGCAAATTCGATACGAAAAAATCTGTATGAAAAATATTTAAGCGCATCATGGTATACGCTGGTTCATCCAAGCGCAATCCTGGGAAGTCATGTGGAGCTTGGTGAAGGAACCGTTGTAATGCCCGGTGTTATTATCAACGTAGATACAAAAATTGGAAAAAAATCATTGATTAATACGGGCACAATTTTGGAACACGATAATAAAGTAGATGATTTTGTGCATATTGCTTCGGGTGTGACCACCGCGGGAAATGTTCAGATAGGAGAATTGACCATGCTTGGTACTGGGACAAAGGTAATACAGGGCGTACGGATCGGTCAAGGTACAATGATTGGTGCAGGAAGTGTTATAATCTCAGCTATCCCGGATCACTGTACAGCTGTTGGTGTTCCTGCTAGAGTGATAAAGAAAAAAGAATAAGGAGCGTCGAGAATGAAAAAAGAGATTCCGTTAAGTGTACCTAATTTAGATATCGAAACTTTAGAAAATCTTCGAGAATGCATTGAATCAGGGTGGGTGTCTACGGGCGGTAGATTTATTGCAGAATTTGAAGAAAAAACTGCGAAGTATGTGGGAGTAAGCGAAGCAGTAGCGATGCAGAGTGGCACGGCTGCTTTACATACGGCATTACGTGTGCTTGGTGTACAATCAGGCGATGAAGTCATTGTGCCGACGCTTACTTTTATTGCAGCGGTAAATCCTGTTATCTACATGGGAGCATCTCCTGTTTTTATGGATTGTGATGATACCTTGTGCTTGGATGCAGAAAAGCTTGAGCAATTTTGTGAGGAAGAATGTGACTTAGTCGAAGACGAGCTTCGAAATCGAAGAACAGGAAACAAAGTTGC
Proteins encoded in this window:
- a CDS encoding acetyltransferase, coding for MTQKLIIVGAGGNSKVILDSIFARKQILGEELEIIGFLDDDCAKKEMGGYPILGGLSKIEDFSDEKNIAFVDGIGANSIRKNLYEKYLSASWYTLVHPSAILGSHVELGEGTVVMPGVIINVDTKIGKKSLINTGTILEHDNKVDDFVHIASGVTTAGNVQIGELTMLGTGTKVIQGVRIGQGTMIGAGSVIISAIPDHCTAVGVPARVIKKKE